The segment GCCTCTCGTCGGGGACGGGTCGTCGTCGGTCGCGGGTGAGCGACCGTCACTGATTGATAACGAGCCAGCGCCTACGACGGTTCCCAGTGTGACACACCACACTCGCAGATCGGGAATTTCTCGATCGAGTGTCGGCGACGTCATCGCGACCGGAGGCCGGTGGCGGCCGTGGCGCGAGGAGCGTCGCAAGACCGATAGGATGGTCGCCGAGCCATGCCGCCGCCGACGCCGGTTCGGTGGGCGCATCGAGAGAAGAATCATTCATCGCAGCGGAAAGCTGCAGCTAGGAGCGGTAATCGTGGCTGAGTTCATCTATACGATGAAGAAGGTCCGCAAGGCGCACGGCGACAAGGTGATCCTGGACGACGTCACCATGTCGTTCTACCCGGGCGCCAAGATCGGTGTGGTCGGTCCCAACGGCGCGGGCAAGTCGTCGATCCTGAAGATCATGGCCGGTCTGGACCAGCCGAGCAACGGCGAAGCCTTCCTCGATCCCGACGCCACCGTCGGCATCCTCCTGCAGGAGCCGCCTCTCAACGAGGAGAAGACGGTCAAGGAGAACGTCGAAGAGGGCATGGGCGAGATCAAGGTGAAGCTCGACCGCTTCAACGAGATCGCCGAGCTCATGGCCACCGACTACTCCGACGAGTTGATGGAGGAGATGGGCAAGCTCCAGGACGACCTGGACAACGCCGACGCGTGGGACATGGACTCCCAGCTGGAACAGGCGATGGACGCCCTCCGCTGCCCGCCCGGCGACCTGCCGGTCACGAAGCTCTCCGGTGGCGAGCGTCGCCGCGTCGCACTGTGCAAGCTCCTGCTGCAGAAGCCGGACCTGCTCCTGCTCGACGAGCCCACCAACCACCTGGACGCCGAGAGCGTGCTGTGGCTGGAGCAGCACCTCGCGAACTACGCGGGCGCCGTGCTCGCCGTGACGCACGACCGCTACTTCCTCGATCACGTCGCGCAGTGGATCTGCGAGGTCGACCGCGGCAAGCTGCACGGCTACGAGGGCAACTACTCGGCCTACCTGGAGAAGAAGGCCGAGCGCCTCGAGGTCCAGGGCAAGAAGGACCAGAAGCTGCAGAAGCGCCTCAAGGAGGAGCTCGCCTGGGTCCGCTCCGGTGCCAAGGCCCGCCAGACCAAGAACAAGGCGCGTCTGGCCCGCTACGAGGAGATGGCCGCGGAAGCCGAGAAGCACCGCAAGCTCGACTTCGAAGAGATCCAGATCCCGACGCCGCCGCGTCTGGGCAACGTGGTCGTCGAGGTCAGCAACCTCGACAAGGGCTTCGACGGCCGCGTCCTGATCAAGGACCTGTCGTTCACGCTGCCGCGCAACGGCATCGTCGGCGTCATCGGCCCCAACGGCGTT is part of the Gordonia phthalatica genome and harbors:
- the ettA gene encoding energy-dependent translational throttle protein EttA, which produces MAEFIYTMKKVRKAHGDKVILDDVTMSFYPGAKIGVVGPNGAGKSSILKIMAGLDQPSNGEAFLDPDATVGILLQEPPLNEEKTVKENVEEGMGEIKVKLDRFNEIAELMATDYSDELMEEMGKLQDDLDNADAWDMDSQLEQAMDALRCPPGDLPVTKLSGGERRRVALCKLLLQKPDLLLLDEPTNHLDAESVLWLEQHLANYAGAVLAVTHDRYFLDHVAQWICEVDRGKLHGYEGNYSAYLEKKAERLEVQGKKDQKLQKRLKEELAWVRSGAKARQTKNKARLARYEEMAAEAEKHRKLDFEEIQIPTPPRLGNVVVEVSNLDKGFDGRVLIKDLSFTLPRNGIVGVIGPNGVGKTTLFKTIVGLESPDSGDVKVGETVKLSYVDQNRANIDPKKTVFEVVSDGLDYIEVGQNEMPSRAYVSAFGFKGSDQQKPAEVLSGGERNRLNLALTLKEGGNLILLDEPTNDLDVETLSSLENALQEFPGCAVVISHDRWFLDRTCTHILAWEGNVSEGQWYWFEGNFEAYEANKIDRLGPDAARPHSVTHRRLTRD